The Falco rusticolus isolate bFalRus1 chromosome 5, bFalRus1.pri, whole genome shotgun sequence genome has a segment encoding these proteins:
- the CYREN gene encoding cell cycle regulator of non-homologous end joining isoform X1 → MSPKASKPSGAPLPPLEKVPQNQKESHIPLALLLLLARHLQMGAAAVVHCMNEAELVDVALAVLAENLDREEEGEEKAPAGSGEERELQPPPSAAPAGTASAGAGSDRGPAPPAPPAPGARAGAALAGWEDSEDDALKYVREIFFS, encoded by the exons atgagCCCAAAAGCAAGCAAGCCCAGTGGGGCCCCCCTGCCTCCTTTAGAGAAGGTACCTCAGAATCAAAAGGAGAGTCATATTCCTCTTGCTCTGCTCTTACTACTGGCAAGACACCTACAAATGGG GGCGGCGGCCGTGGTGCACTGCATGAACGAGGCGGAGCTGGTGGACGTTGCCCTGGCGGTCCTGGCCGAG AACCTGGACCGCGAGGAGGAAGGTGAAGAGAAGGCCCCGGCCGGGAGCGGAGAGGAGCGGGAGCTTCAGCCACCACCGAGCGCGGCTCCCGCAGGCACAGCCAGCGCGGGGGCAGGCAGTGAccgcggccccgctccgccggcccctccagcccctggggCGCGTGCCGGCGCGGCGTTGGCAGGCTGGGAGGACTCCGAGGACGATGCTCTGAAATATGTCAGGGAGATATTTTTCAGCTAA
- the CYREN gene encoding cell cycle regulator of non-homologous end joining isoform X2: MAAGGRRRLLPAWMVAARDERAAAAPPKAARRRAAAGPRAAAVVHCMNEAELVDVALAVLAENLDREEEGEEKAPAGSGEERELQPPPSAAPAGTASAGAGSDRGPAPPAPPAPGARAGAALAGWEDSEDDALKYVREIFFS, translated from the exons ATGGCGGCGGgtgggcggcggcggctcctcccGGCGTGGATGGTGGCGGCGAGGGAcgagcgggcggcggcggcgcctccTAAGGCCGctcggcggcgggcggcggcggggcccag GGCGGCGGCCGTGGTGCACTGCATGAACGAGGCGGAGCTGGTGGACGTTGCCCTGGCGGTCCTGGCCGAG AACCTGGACCGCGAGGAGGAAGGTGAAGAGAAGGCCCCGGCCGGGAGCGGAGAGGAGCGGGAGCTTCAGCCACCACCGAGCGCGGCTCCCGCAGGCACAGCCAGCGCGGGGGCAGGCAGTGAccgcggccccgctccgccggcccctccagcccctggggCGCGTGCCGGCGCGGCGTTGGCAGGCTGGGAGGACTCCGAGGACGATGCTCTGAAATATGTCAGGGAGATATTTTTCAGCTAA